One region of Streptomyces sp. CG4 genomic DNA includes:
- a CDS encoding MBL fold metallo-hydrolase: MTYTGEVRVGGPADVHELKDLMITKIAVGPMNNNAYLLRCRATDEQLLIDAANEAETLLGMIGDDGIASVVTTHQHGDHWQALAEVVAATGARTYAGREDAPRIPVPTDVLVNDGDVIRVGQVELTARHLVGHTPGSIALVYDDPHGHPHVFTGDCLFPGGVGNTRKDPKAFASLIHDVETKIFDVLPDETWVYPGHGNDTTLGAERPHLPEWHARGW; this comes from the coding sequence ATGACGTACACCGGAGAGGTCAGGGTCGGCGGACCCGCGGATGTGCACGAGCTGAAAGACCTGATGATCACGAAGATCGCGGTCGGCCCGATGAACAACAACGCCTACCTGCTGCGCTGCCGGGCCACCGACGAGCAGCTTCTGATCGACGCGGCCAACGAGGCGGAGACGCTCCTCGGCATGATCGGTGACGACGGCATCGCGTCCGTCGTCACCACGCATCAGCACGGCGACCACTGGCAGGCGCTCGCCGAGGTCGTCGCCGCCACGGGCGCGCGTACGTACGCCGGCCGGGAGGACGCCCCGCGGATCCCGGTGCCCACCGATGTCCTGGTGAACGACGGCGATGTCATCAGGGTGGGACAGGTGGAACTCACCGCACGGCATCTCGTCGGGCACACCCCGGGTTCGATCGCGCTGGTCTACGACGATCCGCACGGCCACCCGCACGTCTTCACCGGCGACTGTCTCTTCCCGGGCGGCGTCGGCAACACGCGCAAGGATCCGAAGGCCTTCGCCAGCCTGATCCACGACGTGGAGACGAAGATCTTCGACGTGCTCCCGGACGAGACCTGGGTGTATCCCGGGCACGGCAACGACACGACGCTGGGAGCTGAGCGGCCGCATCTGCCGGAGTGGCACGCGCGCGGGTGGTGA